One part of the Pannonibacter sp. XCT-53 genome encodes these proteins:
- a CDS encoding FAD-binding protein, producing the protein MTAPTPFPDSALGRFREAVRTSGTAGRLAGPERSAARGHDTLDWPHPAAAPLVLLLESEDEIRAALDLARREKLSIHPVSSGHNWGYGTARPASADTRVLFDLSPMKRILAFDPDLGVITVEPGVTQGQLEAYLAGRGAEFMVPTTGAGPDCSLVGNALERGYGMTPVADHFQAVLGLTAVLADGSLYRSPFPGASPDQTGPAGYRWGSGPYLDGLFSQNGGAVVTSLTLQLMPRPAAVEMFVFWLKDDADLERTIAAMRGLLTRSGLSIGGINLMNAARVGALAGEAALKGAPWIGTGVVYGDTGVVRAGRKVLRRALKPVAARLAFVNSQRLRLAETLARLPFIGRSLSPVVAPVRSAYRMLAGHPGEFALALAYGAAPRAMPHSRRDPARDGCGLLWYAPIVPMEGRAARRYIDMVARICAAHGFAAPITFSTLSVSAFDSTVPLLFPRDRENSDRALACLRALIAEGRRLGFPPYRFHSGLMDEATAGNDAYWQLAGRVQSALDPDGLISPGRYRRRPPADALAPLLQETLA; encoded by the coding sequence GTGACAGCCCCCACCCCCTTCCCCGATTCGGCTCTGGGCCGGTTCCGCGAGGCGGTCCGGACCAGCGGCACGGCAGGTCGCCTTGCCGGCCCCGAAAGGTCTGCCGCGCGCGGTCACGACACGCTGGACTGGCCGCACCCTGCCGCCGCGCCACTCGTGCTGCTGCTTGAGAGCGAGGACGAGATCCGCGCGGCCCTCGATCTGGCCCGCCGCGAGAAGCTGAGCATTCACCCCGTCTCGAGCGGGCACAACTGGGGCTATGGCACCGCGCGTCCGGCCAGCGCGGACACCCGCGTGCTCTTCGACCTCAGCCCCATGAAGCGCATTCTGGCCTTCGATCCCGACCTCGGCGTGATCACCGTGGAGCCCGGCGTCACCCAGGGCCAGCTGGAGGCCTATCTGGCCGGGCGGGGCGCAGAGTTCATGGTGCCGACCACCGGCGCGGGACCGGACTGCAGCCTCGTCGGCAACGCGCTGGAACGCGGCTACGGCATGACACCGGTCGCAGACCATTTTCAGGCCGTGCTGGGCCTGACCGCCGTTCTTGCCGACGGGTCGCTCTATCGCTCGCCCTTCCCTGGCGCCTCGCCGGACCAGACCGGGCCAGCCGGATACCGATGGGGCAGCGGACCCTATCTCGACGGACTGTTCAGCCAGAATGGCGGCGCGGTGGTGACCAGCCTCACGTTGCAGCTGATGCCGCGCCCGGCAGCCGTCGAGATGTTCGTGTTCTGGCTCAAGGATGACGCGGATCTGGAACGCACCATCGCTGCCATGCGCGGGCTCCTCACCCGCAGCGGTCTCAGCATCGGCGGCATCAATCTCATGAATGCGGCAAGAGTCGGCGCGCTGGCCGGCGAGGCGGCGCTGAAGGGCGCGCCCTGGATCGGAACCGGCGTCGTCTACGGCGACACGGGCGTCGTCCGGGCCGGCCGCAAGGTGTTGCGCCGGGCGCTGAAGCCCGTTGCCGCGCGGCTCGCCTTCGTCAACAGCCAGCGCCTGCGTCTGGCCGAAACGCTCGCCCGTCTGCCCTTTATCGGGCGATCGCTGTCGCCGGTCGTCGCCCCTGTCAGGTCCGCCTATCGCATGCTGGCCGGCCACCCGGGCGAGTTTGCCCTGGCACTTGCCTATGGTGCTGCGCCACGGGCGATGCCGCACAGCCGGCGGGATCCGGCGCGCGACGGCTGCGGTCTGCTCTGGTATGCCCCGATCGTGCCCATGGAGGGCCGTGCGGCCCGGCGCTACATCGACATGGTCGCAAGGATCTGCGCCGCGCATGGCTTTGCCGCGCCGATCACCTTCTCCACCCTGTCCGTTTCGGCCTTCGACAGCACGGTGCCGCTCTTGTTCCCGCGCGACCGGGAGAACAGCGACAGGGCGCTGGCGTGCCTGCGCGCGCTCATAGCCGAAGGTCGACGTCTCGGCTTTCCCCCCTACCGGTTCCACAGCGGCCTCATGGACGAGGCCACGGCCGGCAACGACGCCTACTGGCAGTTGGCCGGCAGGGTGCAGAGCGCCCTCGATCCCGATGGCCTCATCTCGCCCGGACGTTACCGCCGCCGCCCCCCGGCCGATGCCCTTGCCCCCCTTCTGCAGGAGACCCTCGCATGA
- a CDS encoding class I SAM-dependent methyltransferase translates to MTLDLPRAVFHEMTARQQLPRTPETELVMNGVQTVEDYSSCGEEGGALFGPYLYNALQVSARVAPGNQVIDLGCGSGRLLNLIASWNPEVSFVGTDLAPVMLETARRQAELLGLRNVTYLEADFSRLDDFGLHEADAIMSSMALHHLPDRVSLSRCFSSIVRVLKPSGQLYLMDFGRLRSRQAVEIFVGKVARTETPALSQDYRASLYAAFTPDDFDQEILRLGRMDVALHRSVIAPLLMVACTPAPGPAGQRAVNAFLRAQRQLSAHRRAELAQMRLFLRLGGLGFPL, encoded by the coding sequence ATGACACTCGACCTTCCCCGCGCCGTGTTCCACGAGATGACGGCGCGCCAGCAGTTGCCGCGGACGCCGGAGACCGAGCTGGTCATGAACGGCGTGCAGACGGTGGAGGACTATTCCAGCTGTGGCGAGGAAGGCGGCGCGTTGTTCGGGCCTTACCTTTACAACGCGTTGCAAGTCTCTGCCCGCGTTGCACCGGGCAATCAGGTGATCGATCTGGGATGCGGCTCCGGGCGCCTTCTGAACCTCATTGCCAGCTGGAATCCGGAGGTGTCCTTCGTTGGCACGGACCTCGCGCCCGTGATGCTCGAGACTGCGCGTCGGCAGGCCGAGCTGCTTGGATTGCGCAATGTCACCTATCTTGAGGCCGACTTCTCGCGTCTCGACGATTTCGGGCTGCATGAGGCGGACGCCATCATGTCCTCGATGGCACTGCACCATCTGCCGGACCGGGTCAGCCTGTCGCGCTGCTTTTCCTCAATCGTCCGGGTGCTGAAGCCGTCTGGTCAGCTTTACCTGATGGACTTCGGGCGCCTGCGCTCCCGCCAGGCGGTCGAGATCTTTGTCGGCAAGGTCGCCCGGACGGAAACACCCGCGCTCAGTCAGGACTATCGCGCCAGCCTTTATGCCGCCTTCACCCCGGACGACTTTGACCAGGAGATCCTGCGTCTCGGCCGCATGGACGTTGCCCTGCACCGCAGCGTGATCGCGCCGCTCCTGATGGTGGCCTGCACCCCGGCCCCCGGTCCGGCGGGCCAGCGCGCGGTCAATGCCTTCCTGCGCGCCCAGCGCCAGCTGTCGGCGCACCGCCGGGCTGAGCTGGCGCAGATGCGGCTGTTCCTGCGGCTGGGTGGTCTGGGGTTTCCGCTGTGA
- a CDS encoding GNAT family N-acetyltransferase encodes MRRIRASDISFPDVTFKIVSTEEEMAGAFALLEDSYVRRGIVAEGQMRLQVISLLPSTTTFIAKKGDQILATVSLIEDSDLGLPMEKVHGPEVAGVRQLFRKVAEVGALAVRPDLRRTGLSIMLYNMMYRWARYWRHVDDLLIAVHPSARFFYSNLLLFRPLGRVQNYAGLRGAASLPMRLDIPGVQMRFHRIYRGRIVDRGSGLDFYDFFCAPSDRFDFSAHPEFRRQAAIAGPLEDRAVSGLLRRFALRPEAMEDQEAAALRRHFPALSLSMDGAA; translated from the coding sequence ATGCGACGCATCCGTGCCAGCGACATCTCCTTTCCGGACGTGACCTTCAAGATCGTCTCCACGGAAGAGGAAATGGCAGGCGCCTTCGCGCTGCTGGAGGACAGCTACGTGCGCCGCGGCATCGTCGCCGAAGGTCAGATGCGGCTGCAGGTCATCAGCCTCCTGCCGTCGACAACCACTTTCATAGCCAAGAAAGGCGACCAGATCCTCGCCACCGTATCGCTCATCGAGGACAGCGACCTGGGCCTGCCCATGGAGAAGGTTCACGGTCCCGAGGTCGCCGGCGTGCGCCAGCTGTTCCGAAAGGTCGCGGAAGTGGGAGCGCTTGCGGTGCGTCCGGACCTGCGGCGCACCGGCCTTTCCATCATGCTTTACAACATGATGTACCGCTGGGCCCGCTACTGGCGGCATGTCGATGACCTGCTGATCGCGGTGCATCCTTCGGCGCGGTTCTTCTATTCCAACCTGCTCCTGTTCCGCCCGCTTGGCCGGGTCCAGAACTATGCCGGCCTGCGCGGAGCGGCCTCGCTGCCGATGCGCCTCGACATCCCGGGCGTGCAGATGCGCTTCCACCGCATCTACCGGGGCCGGATCGTCGACCGGGGCTCGGGGCTCGACTTCTACGATTTCTTCTGCGCCCCGTCGGACCGCTTCGACTTTTCCGCCCACCCCGAGTTCCGGCGTCAGGCCGCCATCGCAGGCCCGCTCGAAGACCGCGCGGTCAGCGGTCTCCTGCGCCGGTTCGCCTTGCGTCCGGAAGCCATGGAGGACCAGGAGGCCGCTGCCCTGCGCCGCCATTTCCCTGCCCTCTCCCTCTCGATGGACGGTGCCGCATGA
- a CDS encoding DNA alkylation repair protein, whose amino-acid sequence MAAGLTAERKAALSRGEIAASNLGEILAIDFADLMETLAPGAGLPAFQKEGISRRMALCGEALLAHFGADVLATWTGHASDTVRGLALFGLARHRDDAAVGDVLTMVRPFAADGHFGVREWAWLAVRPRLVRDLDLSIAALAGWTGDADVNIRRFAVEALRPRGVWCKHIPALREDPARGLPLLEPMRREGEKYAQDSVANWLNDAAKDRPDWVRSLCQRWLRETDDCPPTRRITTRALRSLT is encoded by the coding sequence ATGGCCGCCGGTCTCACCGCCGAGCGCAAGGCGGCCCTGTCGCGCGGCGAGATTGCCGCGTCCAACCTGGGCGAGATCCTGGCGATCGACTTTGCGGACCTGATGGAGACGCTCGCCCCCGGCGCCGGACTGCCGGCCTTTCAGAAGGAAGGCATCTCGCGGCGGATGGCCCTGTGTGGCGAGGCGCTGCTGGCCCATTTCGGCGCGGATGTCCTCGCCACCTGGACCGGCCATGCCAGCGACACCGTCCGTGGCCTCGCCCTGTTTGGCCTCGCCCGTCACAGGGACGATGCGGCGGTGGGGGATGTGCTGACCATGGTCCGGCCATTTGCGGCGGACGGGCATTTCGGCGTCCGCGAATGGGCGTGGCTGGCGGTTCGGCCGCGGCTGGTGCGCGATCTCGACCTGTCGATTGCCGCGCTCGCCGGCTGGACGGGCGACGCGGACGTCAACATCCGGCGCTTTGCCGTGGAGGCGCTGCGGCCACGTGGCGTGTGGTGCAAGCATATCCCGGCCCTGCGCGAGGACCCGGCCCGGGGCTTGCCCCTGCTGGAGCCGATGCGACGCGAGGGCGAGAAATACGCGCAGGACTCCGTCGCCAACTGGCTGAACGACGCGGCCAAGGACCGGCCCGACTGGGTCAGGAGCCTGTGTCAGCGCTGGCTGCGTGAAACAGACGATTGCCCGCCAACCCGGCGGATCACCACTCGGGCCCTGCGCTCGCTGACTTAG
- a CDS encoding Rrf2 family transcriptional regulator, giving the protein MVANDALARGVDQRFSVAVHAMCVLSFRSPHLSSAVFVGENISVNPLIVKRIIGAMVKAGLAEAVLGARGGYRLARPAEVVTLWDIYYAIQGSGPFLKRHGMPESNCDEGRAIDRVVHDLYTDLDLVVETRLKRVTLASILQSAMKGERIQLL; this is encoded by the coding sequence ATGGTTGCAAACGACGCTCTGGCCAGAGGGGTTGATCAGCGGTTTTCCGTGGCAGTACACGCAATGTGTGTCCTCTCCTTCCGCTCGCCTCACTTGTCGAGTGCCGTGTTCGTCGGCGAGAACATCTCGGTCAATCCGCTGATCGTGAAGCGGATCATCGGCGCGATGGTGAAGGCCGGTCTGGCGGAGGCGGTGCTGGGGGCGCGGGGCGGATATCGTCTCGCCCGGCCCGCCGAGGTGGTGACGCTCTGGGACATCTATTACGCCATCCAGGGCTCCGGGCCTTTCCTGAAGCGGCATGGCATGCCCGAATCGAACTGCGACGAGGGGCGTGCCATCGACCGGGTGGTCCATGACCTCTACACCGATCTCGATCTCGTCGTGGAAACGCGCCTGAAGCGCGTCACGCTCGCCAGCATCCTGCAGTCCGCGATGAAGGGCGAGCGCATCCAGCTCCTCTAG
- a CDS encoding dioxygenase family protein encodes MTDESKVTGRRRFLQYAAMVPASLGLSVTWAEAEEAMVPTARDMEGPFYISNTPVVTNLNRFGKTGEPMRIAGRVMNAASPETPVPGARLELWQTDGRGRYHPQDKGDYRDFRDDQIDMRGTVIADSEGRFEVMSLFPAEYWPRPSHIHYWVRAEGFRPLVTQHYLDTRPGNRPHRTARVIRTQKPALYPAPTIYLEPA; translated from the coding sequence ATGACTGATGAGAGCAAGGTGACCGGACGCCGCCGGTTTCTGCAATATGCCGCCATGGTGCCCGCCAGCCTCGGCCTGTCGGTCACCTGGGCCGAGGCGGAAGAGGCAATGGTCCCGACGGCCCGCGACATGGAAGGGCCGTTCTACATCAGCAACACGCCGGTCGTGACCAACCTGAACCGGTTCGGCAAGACCGGCGAGCCGATGCGGATCGCCGGCCGGGTGATGAATGCGGCTTCGCCCGAGACCCCGGTGCCGGGCGCCCGGCTGGAACTGTGGCAGACCGACGGCCGCGGCCGCTACCATCCCCAGGACAAGGGCGACTACCGCGATTTCCGCGACGACCAGATCGACATGCGCGGCACCGTGATCGCCGACAGCGAGGGACGCTTCGAGGTCATGTCCCTGTTTCCGGCCGAATACTGGCCCCGTCCATCGCACATCCACTACTGGGTGCGCGCCGAGGGCTTCCGCCCGCTGGTCACCCAGCACTATCTCGACACCCGCCCCGGCAACCGCCCGCACCGCACGGCACGGGTGATCCGCACGCAAAAGCCCGCCCTCTATCCCGCGCCCACGATCTATCTCGAACCGGCCTGA
- a CDS encoding aminopeptidase P family protein: MNAFDLPAVAARLAALRREMARDGLEALVVPRFDAHQGEYIAPHDERLAYLTGFTGSAGVAIVTHDRTALFVDGRYTVQAERQCGGHGIERLHLHTEPPEHWLADVASPGWRVGYDAMLLPPAWLTRYETALTPVAVRMVGTEGNLVDRIWTRQPAPPQGRISAFPLQFAGRSTLEKRDWLRADMARIGASHHVETQPDNIAWFLNVRGDDVRFNPMPQSFLLVARDGKADWFVDRDKFEAGLADGLPGWVRVHPMPAFLPHLRDSLTAADRVAVDPDFSPAAVTLLIRDLGAEVIPRLSALTLEKAVKNRTELEGLRDCHVADGAAWVEFGAWLARMVPERARAADPLSELEAEAAILEFRRRQPGFLSESFRSISAAAGNAAMCHYAADPASQGHIMPDQTYLLDSGGQYLTGTTDATRSYAFGPVSPQYRRAYTAVFRAFHALATARFPKGTQGHHLDAICRRPLWDLGLDYDHGTGHGIGHRLSVHEQPQRIGRPFNPIDLQPGMVLSIEPGHYVAGDYGIRIENLFEIREAEDGFLEFHTLTLAPIQTDMLDAAALSQAETDWLDTYHARVRSTLQDRVSPAAASWLQQSCAALGAAVGTAPGTPPAG, translated from the coding sequence ATGAACGCCTTTGACCTGCCTGCCGTTGCCGCCCGCCTTGCCGCCCTGCGCCGGGAAATGGCCCGCGACGGGCTCGAGGCCCTGGTCGTGCCGCGCTTCGACGCGCACCAGGGCGAATACATCGCCCCGCATGACGAGCGGCTCGCTTACCTGACCGGCTTTACCGGATCGGCCGGCGTTGCCATCGTGACGCATGACCGGACCGCCCTCTTTGTCGATGGCCGCTACACCGTGCAGGCAGAGCGGCAATGTGGCGGCCACGGCATCGAGCGCCTGCACCTGCACACGGAGCCGCCGGAACACTGGCTGGCCGACGTCGCATCGCCCGGCTGGCGCGTGGGCTATGACGCCATGCTGCTGCCGCCCGCCTGGCTGACCCGCTATGAAACCGCGCTGACGCCCGTCGCCGTCCGGATGGTCGGGACCGAGGGCAATCTCGTCGACCGGATCTGGACCCGTCAGCCGGCACCGCCGCAGGGCCGCATTTCCGCCTTCCCGCTGCAGTTCGCCGGCCGCTCGACCCTGGAAAAGCGCGACTGGCTGCGCGCCGACATGGCCCGGATCGGCGCCAGTCATCACGTTGAGACCCAGCCGGACAACATCGCCTGGTTCCTCAACGTGCGCGGCGACGATGTCCGCTTCAATCCCATGCCGCAGTCCTTCCTGCTTGTTGCCAGGGACGGCAAGGCGGACTGGTTCGTGGACCGGGACAAGTTCGAGGCCGGACTGGCCGACGGTCTGCCCGGCTGGGTCCGCGTTCATCCGATGCCGGCCTTCCTGCCTCACCTGCGGGACAGCCTGACGGCAGCGGACCGGGTTGCCGTCGACCCCGATTTCTCACCGGCCGCCGTCACGCTCCTGATCCGGGACCTCGGGGCGGAGGTGATCCCGAGGCTCAGCGCCCTGACGCTGGAGAAGGCGGTGAAGAACCGGACCGAACTGGAGGGTCTGCGCGATTGCCATGTGGCCGACGGGGCCGCCTGGGTGGAATTCGGAGCCTGGCTGGCCCGGATGGTGCCGGAGCGCGCGCGCGCCGCCGATCCCCTGAGCGAGCTGGAGGCGGAGGCCGCCATCCTGGAGTTCCGGCGGCGCCAACCGGGATTTCTCAGCGAGAGCTTCCGCTCAATCTCCGCTGCCGCCGGCAACGCAGCCATGTGCCATTACGCCGCCGATCCGGCCAGCCAGGGCCACATCATGCCGGATCAGACCTATCTCCTCGACAGCGGCGGCCAGTATCTGACCGGAACCACCGACGCCACCCGCAGCTATGCCTTCGGTCCGGTCTCGCCTCAGTACCGCCGTGCCTATACCGCCGTGTTCCGGGCGTTTCATGCGCTTGCCACGGCCCGCTTTCCCAAGGGCACGCAGGGGCATCACCTCGACGCGATCTGCCGCCGGCCGCTCTGGGACCTCGGTCTCGACTATGACCACGGCACCGGCCACGGCATCGGCCACCGCCTGTCCGTGCATGAACAGCCGCAGCGCATCGGCCGGCCCTTCAACCCGATCGACCTGCAGCCCGGCATGGTCCTGTCCATCGAACCGGGCCACTACGTGGCAGGCGACTACGGCATCCGCATCGAGAACCTGTTCGAGATCCGCGAGGCCGAGGACGGCTTCCTCGAGTTCCACACCCTGACCCTCGCGCCGATCCAGACCGACATGCTCGATGCGGCTGCTCTCAGCCAGGCCGAGACCGACTGGCTCGATACCTATCACGCGCGGGTCCGGTCGACGCTGCAGGATCGCGTCAGCCCCGCTGCGGCCTCCTGGCTGCAGCAGAGCTGTGCCGCGCTTGGGGCTGCGGTTGGGACCGCGCCCGGGACACCCCCCGCCGGCTGA
- a CDS encoding ABC transporter ATP-binding protein, which produces MSDPVLEIRDLRLSFPVGRSLPDLIRRAPVRQVNALNGVTLTLQRGETLGVVGESGCGKSTLARCIVRLNTPTGGSIHFHGKDIFAPDQRRDRSFNRRVQMMFQDPYSSLNPRMTTGEILAEALRVHRICPAGDVPARVAELLDLVRLPQDAAHKLPHAFSGGQRQRIAIARALAVEPEILIADELVSALDVSVQAQIVNLLLDLQARLDLTILFVAHDLRLVRHISHRVAVIYLGRIVEIGDSETLFRDPVHPYSRALLSAAPSLDPAERGNRTHLEGELPSPLDVPGGCAFHVRCPHRSPRCSAEVPALRPLATGGAAACHHIEEIAHERL; this is translated from the coding sequence ATGAGTGACCCCGTGCTTGAAATCCGCGACCTGCGCCTGTCCTTTCCGGTCGGCCGCAGCCTGCCTGACCTGATCCGGCGCGCGCCCGTCCGGCAGGTCAACGCCCTCAACGGCGTCACGCTGACCCTGCAGCGCGGGGAAACGCTTGGCGTCGTGGGCGAATCCGGCTGTGGCAAGTCGACACTCGCCCGCTGCATCGTCCGGCTCAATACGCCCACCGGCGGCTCGATCCATTTTCACGGCAAGGACATCTTCGCCCCGGACCAGCGCCGCGACCGCAGCTTCAACCGCCGCGTCCAGATGATGTTCCAGGACCCGTATTCGTCCCTGAACCCGCGCATGACCACGGGCGAGATCCTGGCCGAAGCGCTCAGGGTGCACCGGATCTGCCCGGCAGGCGATGTCCCCGCCCGCGTGGCCGAGCTTCTCGATCTCGTCCGCCTGCCGCAGGATGCCGCCCACAAGCTGCCGCATGCGTTTTCCGGCGGCCAGCGCCAGCGGATCGCCATTGCCCGCGCCCTTGCCGTCGAACCCGAGATCCTGATCGCCGACGAACTCGTCTCGGCGCTGGATGTCTCGGTCCAGGCGCAGATCGTCAACCTGCTTCTGGACCTGCAGGCGCGGCTCGATCTGACGATCCTGTTCGTGGCGCATGACCTGCGTCTGGTGCGCCACATCTCGCACCGGGTGGCGGTGATCTATCTCGGCCGGATCGTCGAGATCGGCGACAGCGAGACGCTGTTCAGGGATCCGGTGCATCCCTATTCCCGCGCGCTGCTGTCGGCGGCCCCGTCGCTCGATCCGGCCGAGCGCGGCAACCGCACCCACCTGGAAGGCGAGCTTCCCTCGCCCCTGGACGTGCCCGGTGGTTGCGCCTTCCACGTCCGCTGCCCGCACCGCTCGCCCCGCTGTTCGGCCGAAGTGCCGGCGCTGCGGCCGCTCGCCACCGGCGGCGCGGCCGCCTGTCATCACATCGAAGAGATTGCCCATGAACGCCTTTGA
- a CDS encoding ABC transporter ATP-binding protein: MSGTTSPHLEVSNLSVTFPVGAAALPAVRDVSFTLAPGEVLGLVGESGSGKSVTLRSILGLTRRYGRIDGAVRWKGQDLLALNEPALRQIRGKDIAMIFQEPMTALNPLLPVGLQITESLKAHTSLSRSERKARAIEMLDMVGIPAAASRLDSYPHQFSGGMRQRVMIAIALAVRPRLLLADEPTTALDVTIQAQILDLILALARDFDMGVILVTHDLGVVAQTCDRVAVMYAGRVVEEGNVRDVLRAPLHPYTIGLMRSVPQDVAPRSPLYTIPGTPPGLTHLPPGCAYQPRCPVSDPACTTARPALAPAADGRKAACFRCDLQPAEGPVAP, translated from the coding sequence ATGTCCGGCACCACCTCCCCTCATCTCGAGGTCAGCAACCTCTCCGTCACCTTCCCCGTTGGCGCCGCCGCGCTGCCGGCCGTGCGCGATGTCAGCTTCACCCTCGCCCCCGGCGAGGTGCTCGGGCTGGTCGGCGAAAGCGGCTCGGGCAAGAGCGTGACGCTGCGCTCGATCCTCGGTCTCACCCGTCGCTATGGCCGGATCGACGGTGCGGTCCGCTGGAAGGGACAGGATCTCCTGGCGCTCAATGAGCCGGCCCTGCGCCAGATCCGTGGCAAGGACATTGCCATGATCTTCCAGGAGCCGATGACCGCGCTCAACCCGCTGCTGCCGGTCGGCCTGCAGATCACGGAGAGCCTCAAGGCCCACACGTCCCTGTCGCGCAGCGAGCGCAAGGCGCGGGCCATCGAGATGCTCGATATGGTCGGCATCCCGGCCGCCGCCTCCCGGCTGGACAGCTATCCGCATCAGTTTTCCGGCGGCATGCGGCAGCGGGTGATGATCGCGATTGCGCTGGCCGTGCGGCCCCGCCTGCTGCTCGCCGACGAGCCGACGACCGCGCTTGATGTGACCATTCAGGCCCAGATCCTCGACCTGATCCTGGCACTCGCCCGCGACTTCGACATGGGCGTCATCCTCGTCACCCATGATCTCGGCGTGGTGGCGCAGACCTGCGACCGGGTCGCGGTCATGTATGCCGGCCGGGTGGTGGAGGAAGGCAATGTCCGTGATGTGCTGCGGGCGCCGCTCCATCCCTACACCATCGGCCTGATGCGCTCGGTGCCGCAGGACGTCGCGCCGCGCAGCCCGCTCTACACGATCCCGGGAACCCCGCCCGGTCTGACACATCTGCCGCCGGGCTGTGCCTATCAACCACGTTGTCCCGTCAGCGATCCGGCCTGCACCACGGCCCGCCCCGCCCTCGCCCCCGCCGCCGACGGCCGCAAGGCCGCCTGCTTCCGCTGCGACCTCCAGCCTGCCGAGGGACCGGTTGCCCCATGA
- a CDS encoding ABC transporter permease: MTPASPVSAPLPPTRTGRSRELLRAALAKPGLMVGVGIIALSTLLALFPGFFAPHDPNAINVAAMRQPPSLAHPFGTDMLGRDAFSRVIWAYSVNMQMAVLATVFALVIGVVVGALVGYYRGLADIIFGRFVDAIITFPFLVLVIAVVAVLGPGLVNMYIAITLVGWVYYARLMRAEIISQKASDYAAAGIVMGYSDLRIIFRHLLPNAITPVIVYWMTDMALAILLGSSLGYLGLGAQPPQAEWGVLIAEGRNFVTTAWWLSLMPGIAIVLTGLGFSLIGDGLADLLRPRG, encoded by the coding sequence ATGACACCGGCTTCCCCTGTTTCCGCTCCCCTCCCGCCGACACGGACAGGCCGCAGCCGCGAGCTTCTGCGCGCTGCCCTCGCCAAGCCCGGGCTGATGGTCGGCGTCGGCATCATTGCCCTGTCGACGCTGCTGGCCCTCTTCCCCGGCTTCTTTGCCCCGCATGATCCCAACGCGATCAATGTGGCGGCCATGCGCCAGCCGCCGAGCCTCGCGCATCCCTTCGGCACCGACATGCTCGGCCGTGATGCCTTCTCGCGCGTCATCTGGGCCTATTCGGTCAACATGCAGATGGCGGTGCTCGCCACCGTCTTTGCCCTCGTCATCGGCGTCGTGGTCGGGGCGCTGGTCGGCTATTACCGCGGCCTGGCCGACATCATTTTCGGCCGGTTCGTCGATGCGATCATCACCTTCCCGTTCCTCGTCCTTGTCATTGCCGTGGTCGCGGTGCTCGGGCCCGGCCTCGTCAACATGTACATCGCCATCACGCTGGTCGGCTGGGTCTACTATGCCCGGCTGATGCGGGCCGAGATCATCTCGCAGAAGGCCAGCGACTACGCCGCAGCCGGCATCGTCATGGGCTATTCCGACCTGCGCATCATCTTCCGCCACCTCCTGCCCAACGCGATCACCCCTGTCATCGTCTACTGGATGACCGACATGGCGCTTGCCATCCTGCTTGGCAGCTCTCTCGGCTATCTCGGGCTTGGCGCCCAGCCGCCGCAGGCGGAATGGGGCGTGCTGATTGCCGAGGGGCGCAACTTCGTCACCACCGCCTGGTGGCTCAGCCTGATGCCGGGCATTGCCATCGTGCTGACGGGCCTGGGCTTTTCGCTCATCGGCGATGGCCTTGCCGATCTCCTGCGGCCGAGAGGATGA